The following coding sequences lie in one Musa acuminata AAA Group cultivar baxijiao chromosome BXJ3-1, Cavendish_Baxijiao_AAA, whole genome shotgun sequence genomic window:
- the LOC135628191 gene encoding phosphatidylinositol/phosphatidylcholine transfer protein SFH6-like isoform X1 → MTELMDRPSRPRFEGVPSHDDKKVHKSDLEHLEHEKWKRIGSLKKMASSASIKLRQSFRRKSRKKIDTVSNIEELQAIDAFRQSLILEELLPANYDNLHMMLRFLKARKFDIEKAKQMWTEMLQWRKEFGTDTITKEFDYRELDEVLKYYPHGYHGVDRDGRPVYIERLGKVNPNKLMQVTTIDRYVRYHVKEFERCFMTKFPACSIAAKKHIDSSTTILDVEGVGLKNFTKAARELIMRLQKIDNDNYPETLFRMFIINAGSGFRLLWNTVKTFLDPKTTSKIHVLGTKYQRQLLEFIDSSELPEFLGGSCTCTEFGGCLGSDRGPWKDPKILKMVLDGEAQCARQIVTLPNYEGKIVASDELHYPVVKESDAYIAKSNLVADGSSSKAKNNHVPVPQMTTGKETRMQYSTSVGSPNHEESAPVVKKDVDSGWKGQISGPICSPLKGALSLFDTSDAPKMRQGQTVTWLTAFVMAFCTLLLPVTRYGFRRNKEFNACNAEFLVDTMPKEFHPLSPLKFREADDLSSVLKRLHELEEKVVILQAKPSEIEYQRQELLNAAINRVDALEAELIATKKALHEALIRQEELLAYLDQQKEAKFRKKKFCF, encoded by the exons ATGACTGAACTGATGGACCGACCTTCCAGACCCC GCTTCGAAGGGGTTCCTAGTCATGATGATAAAAAAGTGCATAAATCAGATCTTGAGCACTTAGAACATGAAAAGTGGAAGAGAATCGGATCTTTGAAGAAAATGGCATCAAGTGCATCAATAAAATTGAGACAATCTTtcaggaggaaaagtagaaagaagaTTGATACTGTTAGTAACATTGAGGAGCTACAAGCTATTGATGCTTTTCGCCAGTCATTAATTTTGGAGGAACTGCTACCAGCAAATTATGATAATCTTCATATGATGTTGAG ATTCCTAAAAGCACGAAAATTTGATATTGAGAAAGCAAAACAAATGTGGACTGAAATGCTTCAATGGAGGAAGGAATTTGGCACTGACACAATCACTAAG GAATTTGATTACAGAGAGTTAGATGAAGTTCTTAAGTATTATCCGCATGGTTATCATGGTGTAGATAGGGATGGAAGACCAGTTTACATTGAAAGGCTTGGAAAAGTCAACCCAAACAAGCTAATGCAAGTAACTACCATAGATCGATATGTAAGATATCATGTGAAGGAATTTGAAAGGTGCTTCATGACTAAGTTTCCGGCTTGCTCAATTGCTGCAAAAAAACATATTGATTCAAGCACAACAATCTTAGATGTTGAAGGAGTG GGTCTAAAAAACTTCACCAAGGCTGCACGGGAACTGATTATGAGGTTGCAAAAGATTGATAATGACAACTACCCAGAG ACATTGTTCAGGATGTTCATCATTAATGCTGGTTCAGGTTTTAGGCTTCTGTGGAATACTGTGAAAACTTTTCTTGATCCAAAAACTACTTCCAAGATCCAT GTACTTGGAACCAAGTACCAAAGACAGCTTCTGGAATTTATCGACTCCAG TGAGTTGCCAGAATTTCTTGGTGGTAGCTGTACCTGTACTGAGTTTGGTGGATGCCTTGGATCTGATCGTGGTCCATGGAAAGACCCTAAAATATTGaag ATGGTGCTTGATGGTGAAGCACAATGCGCTAGGCAAATTGTTACACTTCCAAACTATGAGGGGAAGATTGTTGCATCTGATGAGCTGCATTACCCAGTT GTAAAAGAAAGTGATGCATATATTGCCAAATCTAACTTAGTAGCTGATggctcttcttctaaagccaaaAACAACCATGTTCCTGTTCCTCAGATGACAACTGGGAAAGAG ACCAGAATGCAGTACAGTACTTCTGTTGGTTCTCCAAACCATGAAGAATCTGCACCAGTTGTTAAGAAGGATGTAGATTCAGGTTGGAAGGGTCAAATTTCTGGTCCAATCTGCTCTCCCTTAAAAG GTGCTTTGTCATTGTTTGACACAAGTGATGCTCCAAAAATGAGACAAGGTCAAACTGTCACATGGCTTACTGCCTTCGTCATGGCTTTCTGTACATTACTTTTACCTGTCACCAGATATGGGTTCAGAAGAAATAAGGAGTTTAATGCTTGCAATGCTGAATTCCTAGTAGATACTATGCCTAAAGAATTTCATCCTCTATCGCCCCTTAAATTCAGAGAGGCAGATGACCTTTCTTCTGTGTTGAAAAGGTTACATGAACTGGAAGAAAAAGTTGTGATACTTCAAGCAAAACCTTCTGAAATTGAGTATCAGAGACAAGAGTTGCTAAATGCTGCAATCAACCGTGTTGATGCATTAGAAGCAGAGCTTATTGCCACCAAAAAG GCTTTACATGAAGCTCTAATTCGACAGGAGGAGTTGCTTGCATACCTTGACCAGCAGAAGGAGGCTAAATTCCGG AAAAAGAAATTTTGCTTCTGA
- the LOC135628191 gene encoding phosphatidylinositol/phosphatidylcholine transfer protein SFH6-like isoform X2, with translation MASSASIKLRQSFRRKSRKKIDTVSNIEELQAIDAFRQSLILEELLPANYDNLHMMLRFLKARKFDIEKAKQMWTEMLQWRKEFGTDTITKEFDYRELDEVLKYYPHGYHGVDRDGRPVYIERLGKVNPNKLMQVTTIDRYVRYHVKEFERCFMTKFPACSIAAKKHIDSSTTILDVEGVGLKNFTKAARELIMRLQKIDNDNYPETLFRMFIINAGSGFRLLWNTVKTFLDPKTTSKIHVLGTKYQRQLLEFIDSSELPEFLGGSCTCTEFGGCLGSDRGPWKDPKILKMVLDGEAQCARQIVTLPNYEGKIVASDELHYPVVKESDAYIAKSNLVADGSSSKAKNNHVPVPQMTTGKETRMQYSTSVGSPNHEESAPVVKKDVDSGWKGQISGPICSPLKGALSLFDTSDAPKMRQGQTVTWLTAFVMAFCTLLLPVTRYGFRRNKEFNACNAEFLVDTMPKEFHPLSPLKFREADDLSSVLKRLHELEEKVVILQAKPSEIEYQRQELLNAAINRVDALEAELIATKKALHEALIRQEELLAYLDQQKEAKFRKKKFCF, from the exons ATGGCATCAAGTGCATCAATAAAATTGAGACAATCTTtcaggaggaaaagtagaaagaagaTTGATACTGTTAGTAACATTGAGGAGCTACAAGCTATTGATGCTTTTCGCCAGTCATTAATTTTGGAGGAACTGCTACCAGCAAATTATGATAATCTTCATATGATGTTGAG ATTCCTAAAAGCACGAAAATTTGATATTGAGAAAGCAAAACAAATGTGGACTGAAATGCTTCAATGGAGGAAGGAATTTGGCACTGACACAATCACTAAG GAATTTGATTACAGAGAGTTAGATGAAGTTCTTAAGTATTATCCGCATGGTTATCATGGTGTAGATAGGGATGGAAGACCAGTTTACATTGAAAGGCTTGGAAAAGTCAACCCAAACAAGCTAATGCAAGTAACTACCATAGATCGATATGTAAGATATCATGTGAAGGAATTTGAAAGGTGCTTCATGACTAAGTTTCCGGCTTGCTCAATTGCTGCAAAAAAACATATTGATTCAAGCACAACAATCTTAGATGTTGAAGGAGTG GGTCTAAAAAACTTCACCAAGGCTGCACGGGAACTGATTATGAGGTTGCAAAAGATTGATAATGACAACTACCCAGAG ACATTGTTCAGGATGTTCATCATTAATGCTGGTTCAGGTTTTAGGCTTCTGTGGAATACTGTGAAAACTTTTCTTGATCCAAAAACTACTTCCAAGATCCAT GTACTTGGAACCAAGTACCAAAGACAGCTTCTGGAATTTATCGACTCCAG TGAGTTGCCAGAATTTCTTGGTGGTAGCTGTACCTGTACTGAGTTTGGTGGATGCCTTGGATCTGATCGTGGTCCATGGAAAGACCCTAAAATATTGaag ATGGTGCTTGATGGTGAAGCACAATGCGCTAGGCAAATTGTTACACTTCCAAACTATGAGGGGAAGATTGTTGCATCTGATGAGCTGCATTACCCAGTT GTAAAAGAAAGTGATGCATATATTGCCAAATCTAACTTAGTAGCTGATggctcttcttctaaagccaaaAACAACCATGTTCCTGTTCCTCAGATGACAACTGGGAAAGAG ACCAGAATGCAGTACAGTACTTCTGTTGGTTCTCCAAACCATGAAGAATCTGCACCAGTTGTTAAGAAGGATGTAGATTCAGGTTGGAAGGGTCAAATTTCTGGTCCAATCTGCTCTCCCTTAAAAG GTGCTTTGTCATTGTTTGACACAAGTGATGCTCCAAAAATGAGACAAGGTCAAACTGTCACATGGCTTACTGCCTTCGTCATGGCTTTCTGTACATTACTTTTACCTGTCACCAGATATGGGTTCAGAAGAAATAAGGAGTTTAATGCTTGCAATGCTGAATTCCTAGTAGATACTATGCCTAAAGAATTTCATCCTCTATCGCCCCTTAAATTCAGAGAGGCAGATGACCTTTCTTCTGTGTTGAAAAGGTTACATGAACTGGAAGAAAAAGTTGTGATACTTCAAGCAAAACCTTCTGAAATTGAGTATCAGAGACAAGAGTTGCTAAATGCTGCAATCAACCGTGTTGATGCATTAGAAGCAGAGCTTATTGCCACCAAAAAG GCTTTACATGAAGCTCTAATTCGACAGGAGGAGTTGCTTGCATACCTTGACCAGCAGAAGGAGGCTAAATTCCGG AAAAAGAAATTTTGCTTCTGA
- the LOC103997434 gene encoding probable methyltransferase TCM_000336, with protein MVSCEPPRTTKLVTMDVESVLHMKEGLDEASYAQNCSLQKKSMDAMKHIIVESAVDAYASEMPESFTFVDLGCSSGSNALPLIGDIIEAIHVMARRSAKPAPEFMVFLNDLPSNDFNSMFLSLPLFTKKLKEGIELHGGMAPSVYFAATPGSFYGRLFPRDSLSFIYSCYSLHWLSQVPPGLVDINGRPINKGKMYISNTSPPVVALAYFEQFQKEFSLFLKSRSQELHLGGRMVVAMLGRTTDDHSDKSTRVLWEVLDQSFAIMISQEMIDEEKVDTYNVPFYAPSAREIEDEVHREGSFTIDYIQTHELSTSTGDPLKDARITSMAIRAIQESMISHHFGEAIIDTLFHVYGGLLSQLMLKEEIKSSHLLIVLRKTH; from the exons ATGGTATCCTGTGAGCCTCCAAGGACCACCAAACTTGTCACCATGGATGTGGAGAGTGTTCTTCACATGAAAGAAGGGCTGGATGAGGCCAGTTATGCTCAAAATTGCTCCCTACAG AAGAAGAGTATGGATGCCATGAAGCATATCATAGTCGAGTCAGCGGTAGATGCTTACGCTTCAGAGATGCCAGAAAGCTTCACTTTTGTTGATCTTGGATGCTCGTCGGGGAGTAATGCCCTGCCTCTAATCGGAGACATCATCGAAGCCATTCATGTGATGGCACGACGGTCAGCGAAGCCAGCACCAGAATTCATGGTGTTCCTCAATGATCTTCCATCCAATGACTTCAATTCTATGTTTCTGAGCCTTCCATTGTTCACTAAGAAGCTCAAAGAAGGCATCGAGTTGCATGGAGGCATGGCTCCATCTGTATACTTTGCAGCAACTCCTGGTTCATTCTATGGCAGGCTGTTTCCAAGAGACAGTCTCAGTTTCATCTACTCATGCTATAGCTTGCACTGGCTTTCCCAG GTTCCTCCAGGGCTTGTTGACATCAATGGCAGGCCAATTAACAAGGGGAAGATGTACATATCTAACACAAGCCCCCCTGTTGTTGCATTAGCTTACTTTGAGCAGTTTCAGAAAGAATTCAGCCTCTTTCTCAAATCAAGATCCCAAGAGTTACATCTCGGTGGGCGAATGGTTGTCGCGATGTTAGGAAGAACAACTGATGATCACAGTGATAAGAGCACAAGAGTCTTGTGGGAAGTGTTAGACCAGTCTTTTGCCATTATGATCTCACAA GAAATGATTGATGAAGAGAAGGTTGATACATACAATGTGCCATTTTATGCTCCGTCGGCGAGGGAGATTGAAGATGAAGTGCACAGAGAAGGGTCTTTTACGATCGATTATATACAAACTCATGAGCTGAGCACAAGCACTGGAGATCCTCTAAAGGATGCCAGAATCACATCAATGGCCATTAGAGCCATACAAGAATCAATGATCAGCCACCACTTTGGCGAAGCAATTATCGATACCTTATTCCATGTTTATGGAGGACTGCTCAGTCAACTAATGCTTAAAGAAGAAATAAAAAGTTCTCACCTACTAATTGTTCTAAGAAAGACACACTGA